Genomic DNA from Desulfobulbaceae bacterium:
AACGGTAGTGGCCTGGCCGTGGGGCGGACCCTTGCCGCCATCTTTGAAAATTATCAACAGGAAAATGGCGAAATAACGATCCCGGAAATTCTGAAACCCTACTTTACCGATAGATTCAGCAGCTGAGTGACCGTTACCATTAACACTATGACAGCAGCACAATTAACAAATCGTTTGGGTCCTGAGGAATATCGCAGGGTGCTGACATTTTTTGAACGGGCCGTGCAGGAGGAACCTGACCGATGGTCATACTGGTATGACATTGGCTATTGCCTGGGAAAGCTAGGGAAATGGCAGGAAGCGGTAGCCGCTTTTGAACGGGTTATCGATAAGACGGAGGCGACCGGAACGGTCTTAGGCATGTTAGGTCTTGCCTATATTCAACTAGAACGATACGAAGATGCCGAGGCCGTTCTAAAACGCGCACACTCCTGCGATCCGAACAACGTAAACGTTCTCTACAAAATGGCGGTCGCCTATTTCCACCGGGGTGAAATGGAACGGGCCATGGCGCCACTGTACA
This window encodes:
- a CDS encoding tetratricopeptide repeat protein, which produces MTVTINTMTAAQLTNRLGPEEYRRVLTFFERAVQEEPDRWSYWYDIGYCLGKLGKWQEAVAAFERVIDKTEATGTVLGMLGLAYIQLERYEDAEAVLKRAHSCDPNNVNVLYKMAVAYFHRGEMERAMAPLYKIISRKPHHVKAQFSLGLIAHRLRDHVAVDRQLTTLKNLDQTLANRLTEIIHKKS